A genomic segment from Malus domestica chromosome 05, GDT2T_hap1 encodes:
- the LOC139196099 gene encoding uncharacterized protein has translation MEDLQYLRYHFEVFSAVSLFGLTTDEIARVARLDAYLDTRNARLHYQEQVLTPSTLSISTSHEVGTQNQQVAEAAPQDQTIEEGTEESRCPTLTATESAVADQTRDEASEEGPNPIGPSVLDNMEISMVHVLPADFQSSTTQPNFLDGDVVTEEAGHVDFVSVAEVESTTKDDSLKAALAELFPRSSLAKLRHLKPLYVTAHIEGYPVSKVFVDCGATVNIMKAIRRSNDELIPSGITMSSFVGDKSQTKGVLPLTVNIAGRTHMTAFFVVDSKTEYNALLGRDWIHQTSCIPSSLYQVLVFWDGNSVTVHPTDSQPFEANMIQARATPAELEDHRPQVKDPLEEINVGTTDDPRPLFISALFPQQMKDKLRALLTEFKDCFAWSYHEMPGLDRTLVEHELRIKPGCKPFRQPPRRFSTEVQLGIKDELVRLLKAGFIRTARYVEWLANIVPVLKKNGALRICIDFRNLNLATPKDDRNLNPPEINYSAVEKLCLAVFFAASKLRHYMLPSVTQVIAQTDVIRYMLTRPIVKGRIGKWTMALSEFSLQYVSQKAVKGQALADFLAHHPSPYGFGDTDVEIGMVETRDNYWTMYFDGSSTSSSAGVGVVIQSPNHDRWYFSLKLDFDCTNNQAEYETLIIGLGLLHDLRATRALVLGDSELVINQLNGYFRCMSCTLAPYHMVASYLAESFDGITLAHVSRIHNTDADELAQIASGAQLLGGKLGREIPMLRQLYPALVNQQILRRDDVIRTRVMSLPSLLDRQDTIEVCTVGTTPDDWRKPIMQYLDNPNGKHSRKTRVHATNYVTYQNELYRKGEDGLLLLCLSPQEGAQAISEVHEGVCGAHQSGRKMRWLLRRHSYFWPRILKDCIEFARGCVQCQIHGPIQRVPAESLHSVIKPWPFRGWAMEVIGKITPSSGAAKHAWIIVATDYFTKWVEAKSYAELTSKEVCNFVEEHIVTRFGVPETIITDNGTIFTAERFKEFGKWSPNWEGPFVVHKVYGKGAYHLQDRTGSVHKLPINGKFLKKYYPVTWEMRE, from the exons atggaggaccttcagtatttacgatatcacttcgaagtattCTCGGCTGTTTcgctcttcggccttacgactGATGAAATAGCACGTGTTGCacgtctggatgcttatctcgacactAGGAATGCCCGGCTACACTACCAGGAGCAGGTCCTAACCCCGAGCACACTGTCGATCTCAACCTCACATGAGGTAGGTACACAGAATCAACAAGTTGCCGAAGCAGCACCACAGGATCAAACCATCGAAGAAGGAACAGAAGAGTCTCGTTGTCCAACCTTGACAGCAACAGAGTCCGCGGTTGCCGACCAGACAAGAGATGAGGCTAGTGAGGAGGGTCCTAACCCGATAGGCCCGTCAGTCCTGGAtaatatggaaatcagtatggtccatgtgttacccgctgattttcaatcaagcacgacccaaccaaatttcctcgatggtgacGTAGTCACCGAAGAAGCCGGCCATGTTGATTTTGTATCTGTTGCTGAAGTTGAGTCAACgacaaaagatgatagtctaaaggcggctttggccgaattgtttcCTCGTTCATCACTGGCCAAACTTCGCCATTTAAAGCCtttgtatgtgacggcccataTCGAGGGGtatccagtttctaaagttttcGTCGACTGTGGAGCTACAGTCAATATCATGAAAGCCATACGTCGCTCgaatgacgaacttattccgtcagggatcacaatgagtagtttcgtcggcgacaaatcccaaaccaaaggcGTACTTCCGTTAACTGTAAACATTGCTGGTCGCACtcacatgaccgcctttttcgtggttgattccaaaaccgagtataatgcactgctcggtcgagactggattcatcaaaccagctgtattccttcatcattgtatcaagtgcttgTATTTTGGGACGGCAACTCGGTCACTGTTCACCCGACCGATAGCCAGcccttcgaagctaacatgatccaagcacg AGCCACCCCGGCCGAACTCGAAGATCatcggccccaagttaaggaccccttggaagagattaatgttgggacgacCGATGATCCACGacctttgtttattagtgcgttatttccccaacaaatgaaggacaaacttcgtgccttgcttacagagttcaaagattgttttgcttggagctaccatgaaatgcccggcttgGATCGCACTCTTGTCGaacatgaattacgtattaagcccggatgCAAACCTTTCCGGCAaccacctcgtcgattctcgaccgaagtacaactcggCATCAAGGACGAACTGGTTCGacttttgaaagccgggttcattcggacagctcgatatgtggaatggttggcgaatatcgttCCTGTCTTAAAAAAGaatggtgcactgcgcatctgcATCGATTTCAggaatctgaatctggcaactcccaaagatga TCGAAATCTTAATCCaccggagatcaattattccgccgtGGAGAAGCTTTGTCTTGCCGTGTTCTTCGCCGCCTCCAAACTCCGGCATTACATGCTTCCGTCGGTcacacaagtcattgcccagaccgacgtcatccggtacatgcttacccggccaatcgtaaaagggagaattgggaagtggacgatggcgttgtccgagtttagcCTCCAATACGTGTCtcagaaagctgtcaaaggccaaGCATTAGCTGATTTCCTGGCTCACCATCCTTCCCCATATGGTTTTGGGGACACCGatgtcgaaatcggcatggttgaaacacgcgacaactattggacgatgtattttgacgGGTCCAGTACTTCATCCTCGGCCGGCGTTGGAGTTGTCATTCAATCTCCTAAtcacgatcgttggtatttttcgcttaagttggattttgactgcaccaataatcaggccgaatatgaaACCTTAATCATCGGCCTCGGCCTCCTTCATGACTTGCGGGCCACTCGTGCCCTCGTCCTCGGCGACTCGgagcttgtgattaaccaacttaatggatattttcgctgcatgagttgtaccctggcaccctaccacatggttgccagctatttggccgagtccttcGACGGTATTACGTTAGCACATGTTTCCCGGatccataataccgacgcagatgagttggctcaaattgcctctggtgcacaactcctggggggcaagctaggccgagaaataccgATGTTACGAcaattatacccggccttggtcaACCAGCAAATCCTCCGTCGCGACGATGTAATACGCACTCGAGTCATGTCtttaccttcgttgttagacCGACAAGATACTATAGAGGTTTGCACCGTCGGGACaacaccagatgattggagaaagcccattatgcagtaccttgacaatcccaatggaAAACATAGTCGCAAGACACGAGTCCACGCtacgaactatgtcacgtaccaaaacgagttataccgaAAAGGGGAGGATGGATTGCTACTGTTATGTCTCAGTCCCCAAGAGGGTGCTCAGGCGATCTCGGAAGTCCATGAAGGGGTTTGCGGAGCTCATCAATCTGGacggaaaatgcgatggctacttcgACGACACAGTTATTTTTGGCCAAGGATactaaaggattgtatcgagtttgcacgaggatgcgtacagtgccaaatccacgggcctatacaaagggtcccggccgaatcatTGCATTCGGTCATAAAgccatggccgtttagaggtTGGGCCATGGaagtaatcggcaaaatcacgccaTCTTCCGGAGCTGCTAAGCacgcatggataatagtcgcaaccgactactttactaagtgggtcgaggcgaaatcatatgccgaactaacatctaaagaagtttgcaacttcgtggaggaacacatcGTGACCAGATTTGGTgtaccagaaacgatcataactgacaatggaacaatcttcacagctgagaggtttaaaga GTTCGGCAAATGGTCGCCAAATTGGGAAGGACCGTTCGTTGTACATAAGGTATACGgaaaaggggcgtatcatcttcAAGACCGGACCGGTTCAGTTCACAAATTACCAATCAACGGGAAGTTTTTGAAAAAGTACTACCCGGTAACGTGGGAAATGCGAGAATAA